The proteins below are encoded in one region of Halichoerus grypus chromosome X, mHalGry1.hap1.1, whole genome shotgun sequence:
- the LOC118549246 gene encoding E3 ubiquitin-protein ligase RLIM-like — protein MENSGSDDEEDKSAALRRSQMDRLFWEEDFYQFVNNLSEEDYKLMRDNNLLGIPGETTLEELQRRLQRIKENPPQNLDENTGGGDSSDNASSGDSLLDWIDNSFGQTENVTSGQTENQSWEELSQINSNSNNSRFGLEMNFNVNNGSPNPENEYVLSTRLPRGDNMENIQRQAENTQSESTLLRPPTSEQSTTEALTEVPVTRGQRRARSRSPEHRRTRARTESSSAPNSLNELLLRFHQNIAPEIFEQLLVEETELFSRIQHQETSRQQITEPELQNRGLFSTSGTRNAVQEESSSDTTSDGESWEEEQISSTIMFDLEVGQVHLGAYSYSDSIASRTLLTSETLNNTVTLESEQGGLRHMFPPFEQTDTTAYVSTISIPSHRILNTDLYDATSITIQSTLMQTVTRFSDSSDLIDSDSDLVHSVSPSSQNMERAESPNERDGSGGRTSSGSNSNPSLDFHSNFPLISSSNSSYISSFNSSPISSSSSTDENSEIRSLMFEGSNEISLPSGSPSETRQESRPMSPIIFDESDSWTSLNLDHFFLLNEDHHDQPTGLTKAQIDNLAVTSFGKSGALKACTICITEYTEGNRLRILPCSHEFHVHCIDRWLSENSTCPLCRRKAVDSGERENSEI, from the exons ATGGAAAATTCAGGTTCCGATGATGAAGAAGATAAATCTGCGGCCCTGCGCAGAAGTCAGATGGACCGGTTGTTCTGGGAAGAAGATTTCTATCAATTTGTAAATAACCTGAGTGAAGAAGATTACAAGCTAATGAGGGATAACAATTTGCTGGGCATCCCAGGTGAAACTACATTAGAAGAGTTGCAGAGGAGACTTCAACGAATTAAAGAAAACCCACCACAAAATTTAGATGAAAATACAG GTGGAGGAGATTCTTCTGACAATGCATCTAGTGGCGACTCTCTACTAGACTGGATTGATAACTCTTTTGGACAAACTGAAAATGTGACAAGTGGGCAAACAGAAAACCAATCTTGGGAAGAACTGAGCCAAATTAATTCAAATAGCAATAATTCCAGATTTGgtttagaaatgaattttaatgttaATAATGGGAGCCCAAATCCAGAGAACGAATATGTACTATCTACAAGACTTCCCAGAGGAGACAATATGGAAAACATCCAAAGGCAAGCGGAAAATACACAATCTGAATCAACACTTTTAAGACCACCTACATCAGAACAAAGTACAACTGAAGCATTAACAGAAGTGCCAGTTACCAGAGGTCAGCGAAGAGCAAGAAgcaggagcccagagcatcgGAGAACCAGAGCAAGAACTGAAAGTAGTTCAGCTCCAAATTCACTGAATGAACTTTTACTAAGATTTCATCAGAATATAGCACCTGAGATTTTTGAGCAGCTTCTAGTAGAGGAGACAGAGTTATTTTCTAGAATTCAGCACCAAGAAACATCAAGACAGCAAATAACTGAACCTGAGCTGCAAAATAGGGGTCTTTTTTCAACTTCTGGAACAAGGAATGCTGTTCAAGAAGAAAGTTCTTCAGACACAACCAGTGATGGTGAATCTTGGGAAGAGGAACAGATAAGTTCAACCATAATGTTCGATCTTGAAGTAGGACAAGTTCATCTTGGGGCATATTCTTATAGTGATAGCATAGCTAGCAGAACTCTGTTAACATCTGAGACACTAAACAACACTGTCACTTTAGAAAGTGAACAAGGAGGACTTAGGCATATGTTTCCACCTTTTGAGCAGACAGATACAACAGCTTATGTCAGTACCATCAGTATTCCCAGTCACAgaattttaaatactgatttaTATGATGCAACATCTATTACAATTCAGAGCACATTAATGCAGACAGTGACAAGATTCAGTGACTCAAGTGACCTCATTGACAGTGACAGTGATTTAGTGCACAGTGTCTCACCCTCAAGTCAAAACATGGAAAGGGCAGAGTCACCAAATGAAAGAGATGGTTCTGGTGGTAGGACTAGTTCTGGTTCCAATTCAAATCCTAGTCTTGATTTCCATTCAAATTTTCCATTGATTTCTAGTTCAAATTCCAGCTACATATCTAGTTTCAATTCTAGTCCTATTTCCAGTTCCAGCTCCACTGATGAAAATTCAGAAATTAGATCACTGATGTTTGAAGGCAGTAATGAAATAAGCTTACCATCAGGCTCACCATCAGAAACCAGGCAAGAAAGTAGACCTATGAGCCCAATAATATTTGATGAAAGTGACTCTTGGACCTCCCTTAATCTGGACCATTTTTTCCTCTTGAATGAAGACCATCATGACCAACCTACAGGACTTACCAAAGCACAAATTGACAACTTGGCTGTAACATCTTTTGGTAAAAGTGGTGCATTAAAAGCCTGTACCATTTGCATCACAGAGTACACAGAAGGAAACAGACTTCGCATCCTACCTTGCTCCCATGAATTTCATGTCCACTGTATCGATCGCTGGCTGTCAGAGAACTCTACCTGTCCTCTCTGTCGTAGGAAAGCAGTAGATTCTggtgaaagagaaaattctgagatCTGA